The genomic interval ttcaacatataataaatttaatatattataaaaactacatacttttttcaaatatatacttttttttgttttatttttacaacaatgaaaataatttaaacttttatgCAAATTCCTCAAATTCTTATGTCCACACCAGAAAATGTTTGAACATGGGGTTCAttctattaaattattttcattaaatgataaaatataactttttttagctaaaatatatatttcactgtgataaaaatattattttactctCATTGGATCCTTTAATCTGTCAAAGAACTAAAGattctaatataaaaatatcatcatgttactctttataaatatttttaaaaatatctttatcaaccaaaaaatgttaataatttgCAGACCTCGTGATTCCACGATTCATTAGGAATGAGGATTTTCATATATGATGTAGATACCAAAAAAAGTTTAGACCAAAAAAGCTATTATTTTTACCTTATCTTCATTAGAAAAAGTTGAATAATTTATCCATTTTCCATTGAGAACTATATGTCGAAAACAGTAACTTTCATGTTATCATTGATGATGGATTGATTGATGATTGTGCATCTCAAAGTACTATAGGTTTTTTATAAGCAttgtgtatttttattttgtataataatTTGAAGAGTAGAAAATAAGTTATTGTCAATGATAAGCAACACATAtgaataaatcaaattaaaatataatatatttttaattttattatatatgtgtGTTTAATGATAAAGGTGGTTAAGACAGAGATAATaatcatataataatattaattagatTAGAAAATAGCGATGAAGGAATTGTTTGGAATCAAAATTAGGGTTTACACATAACATTGGGTTTGAGAGTTAGTTGAGGCATTGGAACGTTAGATGGGACGGCAAGTGCATGTGCACGCGTCGGAATGTTAGTTGTGTATGCCCcacaaaaattacattttttcactactgtttttcaaatttttattttcattttttaaaacataatatattttatccactagtttaaataatgttttataaacGTTAGTAAATAgcattttttatatgaaatatattttttaaacatttttttatcaataattgtATGCGTCATTTGTATGAAAAATGAGATTTTGATATCGTACTTATACTTTGTTGATCCAATTGCATAGAAAATTGAATGAAAAAGCAAGGTGCCTGACAGAATTACTTAACGTAGTCTCTTTACTTAATCACATCAATTAAGGTTAATTAGTCTTGTTAATTACAAAATTAGCACTACTCCGAGACCTTTGTTTTAGGTTAATCACAATACCTGATCATGATTAGTGATCTCAATACTCAATATAGCCCTATAAATAAGTTGATTTATAGTAAAATAAGATATACatttatgataatatttattatttctaaCAGTTGAATATTAATTTGAGTATTGAAGAACCTTTTAAACATATTATATTCTTCAAAATTAAGAGTCAAACACCGAAAACAATAGAAGAGTTACTTGGTTAAGAATATGGTCATCTCAACCCTTCTTAAACAATTATAATACATTATTGTTTAAAATTTcatgaaaacaattttttttgcgAGTTTGAAAATGTTATGAGAGGACGTATACATTGAAGCTAATTGATTGGCAATGTGAACCCAAAAGTTTTGTTTTGTCATATTGAACTTGACTCATGTTTAAATCTCATGAAGAATTGAAGAAAAGCATGATTTGAGAAAACTAGTTTATTAGTGTTTGTTTTTTCCTAATTATGTTGAGAAATTAATGCTCGACATGGTAGCATTGCATGTGACTGCACCAGTTGAAGAGGACCCCAATTCCCCTTTTTCTGCCTCCAATTTCACAACACAACCCATATTTTATTCACTTCAAGTTACTATGAAACATGCAAATATCAAATTTTCCTTCCATTTTCTGACATACCACTAATTTCTCTCTTTTCTAATGGCATACACTAAGCATGCCCAACTTTTGGTCTAAGATTCTCTGTCGGCTAAATATCACCCAAGAATGAATTCCTAAATGTtccatattaatttattaaaaaggtTTAAACTCAAAATATTTTCTAGCACACAAGAACATAACAGCATATAGTTCCAAATTTTCAAATGTGAAATTCAATTCCTAACACAAATAATGCAacaaccaccaccaccacaacaccaccatcaaccaCCAACCGCTAGTCACCACACATATTACAAATGCTCTAAAGCTTCAAACGCTCTAAAGAAACACACTGTTACTCACATTTCACCATTTATTTCCAAAAAAGGCAAAGTTAAAATTGGAAGTGCAGCTTTAAAATATGAGGGGTGCACAATGCAACCCTCAAGTGGAAAACTTCAGTAACATCAAGCCCATTGTTCCGAGACCATTTACAACACAAGAAACTCGAGCCTAGTAAGgatgcttcttcctgcacctccttAGGTTCTTGAAGCACCctcataaattttataatttcaaaagtattattttgtaaaaaaaattaaatgtttaaaaGTTTGGTTACAGAGATGTGTTTTTGTATATTTTGGATTGTGTACTTCTATATTACACAATCCACAACTTCTTCCCaaatttagtaaaaaatttatattatccGATCCATAATACAAAttcgaattatgtaattcatgttttttaaaaaaaaacatattttcaatCACTAATTCGAAAGctaatttatgataaaaaaatttaaaattagtagaatttaaaatatacttctagattacataatccattaatttttcatgaattttgaaaaatatatatttcatatcaCAATCTAAAAACATTTTCTGAAtctaaaaataactttaaaattgAGACATTTTCTGAATAAAAAGACATAACTTGAACACAAATGTTTATCCTAGTATTCACAAACATTGTAATCAAAAGTTCACTTAAATTATGTTTGgattgaaattttataattttattagaataattaaattgttcaaaactaaaaagaaattaaattctaTCTAGAAAGTAAAAGTTCGTAATTTTTTCTATTCTCAAATTCATGTTGTAGTTATCCTTAACTTGATTTAGATTAAGATGTGATAGAGTTGAATAAGGCCTAAACATTGTTAACAAAAAGTACttttcaattaatagactagttttttcttattttatgatttaatttatttttttttattgtaaatcactattatttctcatatcgattaaaaaaatttcaactaATGTTGAATACAATTTTTCCTTTTGCCGTGaattaaattgttttagtaAATGTGTATAATTTGTGtggattatgatttttttttatcaaaagagATGTAATTATTATCAATAGTTTATTAAGATTTCTTTTCTTATCAATAGTTTGttcaagttttatttttctattaacaTAAGTGAGAAAAAATTGTGCAAATATATCTTAAGATATCATAACAAACTTCAACAAAAAAATAACACCAATCAATATCAATTGCAaaattttaacaattatttaatatttaaataatttaattcaaatactttatctaaataagaaaattaaaactcactaaaatttaattgtcttatccaaataaaatatttaaaaagaaacaagataaaaatgaaatatatttaaatgtcTTAGAAATTGTAAAATTCCTTGTCCAAACATAAGGTTAGATAGCTCATTCAGACCCTATAGATGAAAactaaaattcaaatttccaacacaataattttgttttaaaaacaacaCTAAAAGCACATGAGAAAATGCAATTATGTTTTGTCCAAAATTAAAAGGTGGAAGAAAAAGGAAGTGGTGAATTCTGAGATAAAATGTAGGGCACGATCTATCTTGCACCACAAAAACTTGAGCAGTCAAGAGCTGGTACCGTGCCCTCACTTAATTAATTTAGCAGCTGATTAAACTTACTGGCTCGCTAACACTATGACGACCAGCTCGGCCAGCTGCGATGTGTACCAAAAACTACAATGACAGGATCATTGAATATTTCTGCAAACCGAAGTACcaattaaataatattgatgAAAAACAAAGCTTTCATCCAAACACATATCAGATATTCCAGTtaacaataaaaagaaaactcTTATGATTTGAACCACCATAATATCCATCCAAAACAGAGTCAACCAAGAGGAGTCATGTGTGGGGATTGTGAAATCGGCAAAGAAGAAATTAGTACACAATAATTATGTGCCAAACTTACTCAAGCTTATTTGCTCATCAGCAATTCTCTATGACATTAACTGCTGCTGACACCATTAAAAAGCAGCAAAACCATTGTCATAATTAACAGAATTAGAATAGTGAAATCCCTTCCGGGAAGGTTATATCAGATTCGAACATGTTATCATTATTTATCCAAATAATACCAATAGAGAAACCCTCTTTGGTTCTATATCCTGCAAAAAATTTGAGGCATGCAATACATACATGCATGCAAAGAATGAAATACTCATTTGTATGGTATGATTTTATATCTTATGCAGCAACGGATTGCTTCTCCTCATAATCATAAAGATCAAGAGCTTGTAGCAACTTAGGCCAAGATTCCGGGATCCCTCCTGGCAAATCAAACTCCAACAGTTTTCCTCTACTACGGTAAAATTCCTCCACAGGCTGACTCTGTAAGCATGATAGAAAaccaattataaaattaatacaaaTGAATGGGGAAAATTAACGAAATAATAACACAAATACCTTTTCACTGTATATTCGAAGCCTTTCTTGGACTACTGCTTCAGTATCATCTGAACGTGTAATGAGCTTTGACATACAATGTGCAGGAGGAAGAAGTGGATCCATGACCATTGATGGGCGCCCATTCTCACCCTTGATGCTGATGGAAGCAACATTAAAATTTCCTCCACATTCATTGCAAATTCTTCTACCAAGGCATTTTGCAAGCAGTGCTTCTTCTTGGATCTTCAGATTGACTACCAAGTCAATGTCAGTTACCCCTTCCAATATTTCCTGATATCACAGATGTTAAGCACATTTTTATTGCATTGCTGTTATGAAATGAGGCGGGATTAACAAAGTCAGGGGAGGCCAGAAAATATAGCCATTGTTTGGCTTGTTAGTCTCTAGAAACATCAAAGCAAACTACAAGCACATATGGTAATCAATATAAGGATGTTAGGAAAGTATCAATACTCACTGCTTGCTTCATCGTTCGTGGAAACCCATCAAGAATAAATCCCGATTCACCTTTTGCTTCCCCATCAGCCAGCCTCTTCGACAATAAATTCATGATGATTTCATCGGACACCAATTTACCTTGATTAACAATTTCTGATAGCTGTAAAAGACCAAAAATTGAAAATCAGAAAGTAAAAAATAGATGGCTTggtagataaaaaaataaatataccaTCCTATTACAATTTATTAGGTAAACAACTATGCTAATTAGAAGTTAAAACCATGTTATCTTCAATCCATACTCAACAGCTTGCAATAAACAGATAAAAAATAGGGTACTCCAAAAACGAGAAGAAATCAAGATTCAAAATTTCACTGATTATGAAGACAAGCAGGCAGTTTCGCTTATAACATAGTAAATAAATAGCATATATGCAGCCCCAACAACAGAACAATCCTTCACTACTGTCAAAGAGGCGAATGCAAGAAACTAACAAAATATACTATTTAAGgaactgaaaataaaaaaaattcatagatCGCGGCGCAGATTGTCAAAATAAAGTTaaccaacaacaaaaatatgcCACAAGTATTCAGTTGCTAGTCTTGTAGGCTGTATCAATTAGAACCCAAAAAAAAATCTCAGATCCACACAAAGCATGACATTCAAATCAGAGATTGAAATCACTTTAATATCCCGGAGTTTTCACTCTGATAGCCGTATGTTTGTCAAAACAACATCACTGAAAGGGGACAAGCGACAACATTAGGATCTCCAATTCAGCCTATTAACTGCATCGAATTCCAAAGTTCGTTTTTACCAGAATGAACAACCTAGTACCACAGGGTCACATAATGACATCACTACTGGGATTGTAAACAACAAAAGCATAAACTCTTAAGATCAGTTCACAGGAAAGCATTAGATTTACGTTTCACAACGCGTGGGCATAACACATCAACCTCAGAAATTCAAAGTCAACGAAATCGATTAAAGGGTTTTGAAATCCCTAGAGAGGGTGAGACCTGGGAAGAAAGCGGGCCGTTGGAGGCGAGCTCGCTACGAACGAGATCGCCGGTAGCGATATGAGGGACGCCGAGGAGGTTGCAGAGGCGGCTGGCGTAGGTGCCTTTTCCCACGCCGGGACACCCCAGGAACACCCACTGCACATTCCTCTCCTTGTGAAGCGGCGCGTGAGACAGAAATCTACGCGCCGCGCAAGGGAGGTAGGGGGTGCGCTTTACGAGGCGGGTTATGGCCGCCATTGGAAACGCAGCTAGTGGCACGAGAACGCGGCGGCAAAGGTATTCTTGCAACGCTGAGTGCGTGGTAAGCACAAGCACTGCATCCTTCTTAAataaatcactttttttttagatttaggGTAGGGTGCTTTAGGTTTCTTTTCTTAAATAattcttattttcattttaaattttaggtaAACGTGTTTTCTCGGATAAAGGCTGAATTTTAGTTCCTCAAAGTGCGTTACATTATCAAgtttttgaaacaaaaaataaaactatctagcctttaatttaagttttattttattttaagtagaCTTAATTcataacaacaacaataatatatttaaaaattaaaattaaaatagttatttttaagGATAATAGAATTCTAAATTTCTCTGAcaatttctataaaaaaaataatttagaaaataatatgCTAGAATATAAATTTAGGATTAAAttgactatttttttatttttttgaaaaggattagtaattttctttaataccatattttctttattttttaatatataaaaataattacttatttatttttaaaaaataaataattaaataaatttttatttcaaaatattatataactcattcttttaaaaataacagcTAGATATGTATTTTCGTTAGTTACACTAATCATTGTTTTTAAATGTTGGCGGGTGAATGTTTTGTTTCTAATTTAAGCAGTGTTCTTATTCATCATTTATTTACCGTTAATCATTTTTATTACATCACAACGTCATTTTGCTTTCTCTTTGTGTTCGGAGAAAGtattagaagtttttttttaattaatattgattgaattaattaattcttATATGATATACTAttaattgttgatgattttttataataacaaaaGGTCGAATACATAATAATTTCTccttaaaaataaagaaaaaaaaatcctacaTATGCGGTTACtgtaaaaattgtattattgattaattaaaatacttatatgatttttaagatagttatcaaaaaaataatatgtttatatatatcaAATTGGCACATGATATTTTCTCATGTGATacattaagaaataaattttggGAGGAATATTTAGAAGATAGGAGCATATTCTACtgaatctaaattatttatgctattttatttatcttgCATAAAATGGACACGTTCGTTAAAACTAAttattcttttatcttttaatctttttaaaaatattttttttcacacaattaatcattataatctatatatttttcttataaaagtaACTAATTGGATAACGTCTTAAGAAAAGtacgatttttttttatgaatttcttATTAGACATAGTGAAAGTGTTTATTTTTGTGTCCAATATACAGGTAATTAGTGCACAACTAATTGATTTTAATAAGAGAGACCTTAACCATATACCAATAATCATATTCTACAAGTAGTTATGCTTTATAATAtgtaaattcaaatataaattgttcttgtatagtttttaatcttaaattcTAAAAccctaaattctaaatttattcCATTTTTAGATGTTAGTTTCTGATAATATTCGGTTGTCCATTTTTTTTTAGAGTGAAATAACTATAAAAAGTGTCTTTCAACATTCAAATTAATCTTACAGTTGTTGAAAGTAACAACAgatatttgatattaaatacGTACATTGTGTTGTATTGAAATGTATATTAAGTCTCATTTAACGAATTACCGAATTAATCTTGATATTAGATATATATTATCTATAATTACGTTAGCGATGTTATTTGAGAGGGTATTTGAGTTTCTTGAATTGTATTCGGTTGAGTCCGTAGAAGATCTCGGTTATACCATACGTGGGGTATTTGGCCATGTATACCAAtagtacataaaaaaattattaatagtattaattttGCGTTTTAGCTGCAACTCCATGCATCTCTGACATTATTAGACGTAACTTCAGTGTAAAAATTATTTGTGTCCATATGTTTCATGAGAAAATCTGAGCCACAGAATCTGCTACATCAGTTGTTTCTCTCACTTGAACGAACTAGTACTTTTCAGATTGCTATGCAACAACGAGAGACAAACAGAAAGAAGGAAAAGTTTTCAATTGTAGTTCTGCTTCCTGAGACCGTGTTCCATGGCATGCTCTCTTTCAACAACTGTTGTGTCAAATTCTCTTCACCTTAACAGAACCACAACTCACTGTTGCTTGCATCTACATCCCACCCTTTCACAACATCAAAACCTTCCAATATATTGCAAGAATCTTCCTAAACTCTTGACAACTCAAAACCATGCAACAATCACACCCTTTGCTTCTGGCTCTGCAGGCAAGTTTTGTCCCAATCTTTACTCTTCTCTCTTTGTG from Phaseolus vulgaris cultivar G19833 chromosome 1, P. vulgaris v2.0, whole genome shotgun sequence carries:
- the LOC137814415 gene encoding adenylate kinase 1, chloroplastic translates to MAAITRLVKRTPYLPCAARRFLSHAPLHKERNVQWVFLGCPGVGKGTYASRLCNLLGVPHIATGDLVRSELASNGPLSSQLSEIVNQGKLVSDEIIMNLLSKRLADGEAKGESGFILDGFPRTMKQAEILEGVTDIDLVVNLKIQEEALLAKCLGRRICNECGGNFNVASISIKGENGRPSMVMDPLLPPAHCMSKLITRSDDTEAVVQERLRIYSEKSQPVEEFYRSRGKLLEFDLPGGIPESWPKLLQALDLYDYEEKQSVAA